Proteins from a genomic interval of Microcoleus sp. FACHB-831:
- a CDS encoding ISKra4 family transposase (programmed frameshift) encodes MTPEQEQALQEHVQAIARILYENTPAEQLKTLGGIEQVVREQMQKHVMPEVGGFFITTATGTTTGRRRTVKSILGELSLTRGQTQQLGVASHTRLSPYLEMCCLRVSANVSYEHTEKDVELFTGMRVPAKTQQRLVHRQTFGLPSSEQPIQEVSADGGKIRIRTSLGQECRWLDYKSVRLHEFATGACFQDNQQLIDWVRQQPLTSPLTCLGDGHDGIWNLIKPMAPDTQRREMLDWYHLMENLEKVGGSIRRLNQARAFLWKGDVDATLALFALCKRKQGANFCAYLRKHRHRIVNYEYYHSEQICSIGSGAVESPVKQIDRRTKISGAQWKRENVPQVLAHRCAYLNNLLTL; translated from the exons CTCTACGAGAATACGCCTGCCGAACAGTTGAAAACACTCGGAGGGATTGAGCAAGTGGTGCGTGAACAGATGCAAAAACACGTCATGCCAGAAGTGGGAG GTTTTTTTATCACAACGGCAACAGGAACAACAACAGGACGCAGGCGCACGGTTAAAAGTATCCTCGGAGAACTGAGTCTAACTCGTGGGCAAACTCAGCAGTTGGGGGTTGCATCCCACACACGCTTGAGTCCGTATCTAGAAATGTGCTGTTTGCGTGTGAGTGCAAATGTTTCTTACGAACATACCGAGAAAGATGTAGAACTGTTCACTGGGATGCGGGTGCCTGCCAAGACGCAGCAACGCTTGGTGCATCGTCAGACCTTTGGGTTGCCGTCAAGTGAGCAACCCATTCAGGAGGTGAGTGCGGATGGCGGTAAGATTCGCATCAGAACCTCGCTTGGACAGGAGTGTCGCTGGTTGGACTATAAAAGCGTGCGATTGCATGAGTTTGCTACGGGTGCTTGTTTTCAGGACAATCAGCAGTTAATTGATTGGGTGCGCCAACAACCCTTGACTTCTCCCCTAACCTGTTTAGGGGATGGGCATGATGGGATCTGGAATTTGATCAAGCCGATGGCTCCTGACACTCAACGACGAGAGATGCTCGATTGGTATCACCTGATGGAGAATCTTGAGAAGGTCGGTGGTTCAATACGACGCTTAAATCAAGCTAGAGCCTTTTTGTGGAAAGGCGATGTCGATGCTACCCTTGCTCTGTTTGCACTCTGCAAACGCAAACAGGGGGCGAACTTCTGTGCCTATCTCCGTAAACATCGCCACCGCATTGTCAACTATGAGTATTACCACAGCGAACAGATTTGTTCGATTGGTTCGGGCGCGGTTGAATCACCTGTTAAGCAGATTGACCGCCGCACTAAAATTTCAGGAGCACAGTGGAAACGAGAGAATGTACCTCAAGTTCTGGCTCACCGCTGTGCTTATCTCAATAATTTGTTGACTCTCTAA
- a CDS encoding transposase — translation MGWRRENFYLYGAVEPATGDSFFYEFSHLDGSCFQLFLNHFSQQFPDNLNLLQLDNGSFHKSLTLDWPDNILPIFQPAHSPELNPIERLWEHFKQFLRWETCTNLAQLRQKLTEILNSTPESVIASICGWDYINTALLSASS, via the coding sequence GTGGGTTGGCGACGTGAAAACTTCTATCTCTATGGAGCGGTAGAACCGGCTACCGGAGACAGTTTCTTCTACGAGTTCTCCCACTTGGATGGCTCTTGCTTTCAGTTGTTTCTCAATCACTTTTCTCAACAATTTCCTGATAACTTGAATCTGCTACAACTAGACAACGGCAGTTTCCACAAATCCTTAACTCTGGACTGGCCCGATAACATCCTGCCCATTTTTCAACCAGCCCACAGTCCTGAACTCAACCCAATTGAACGGTTATGGGAGCATTTCAAGCAGTTTTTGCGCTGGGAAACTTGCACTAATTTGGCACAATTGCGGCAGAAGTTGACAGAGATTCTTAACTCGACCCCGGAGAGCGTCATCGCCTCGATTTGCGGTTGGGATTATATCAATACCGCTTTATTAAGTGCAAGTTCATAG